A genome region from Streptomyces xanthophaeus includes the following:
- a CDS encoding ABC transporter ATP-binding protein: protein MRITAEDLSWSASGTPVVRGVGLDIAPGETVGLLGPNGSGKSSLLRCLAGLRVPDTGTVRYDGRPIRTWSARRIARHIAFVEQDSGFDTDLRVADVVGLGRTPFRDRLRGPDATDRAVVAAALDRVGLTALAGRSWKGLSGGERQRAHIARALAQQPYGLLLDEPTNHLDVKHQWELMELLAGTGQTVLVALHDLTLAARHCDRLLLMHQGRLVASGSPAAVLTAERLAQIFEVDAELATDALGRHSVSYRGPLRATTPAPVPVPAPLPVLRQGTS from the coding sequence GTGAGGATCACCGCCGAAGACCTGAGCTGGTCGGCCTCGGGCACTCCCGTCGTCCGCGGGGTCGGCCTGGACATCGCGCCGGGCGAGACGGTCGGACTGCTCGGCCCCAACGGCTCCGGCAAGTCCTCGCTGCTGCGCTGCCTGGCCGGGCTGCGCGTGCCCGACACGGGCACGGTGCGCTACGACGGCCGGCCGATCCGGACGTGGAGCGCCCGCCGGATCGCGCGCCACATCGCCTTCGTGGAGCAGGACTCCGGATTCGACACCGACCTGCGCGTCGCCGACGTCGTGGGACTGGGGCGGACCCCCTTCCGCGACCGCCTGCGCGGGCCGGACGCCACCGACCGGGCGGTGGTCGCCGCCGCGCTGGACCGCGTCGGTCTCACCGCGCTCGCCGGGCGCTCCTGGAAGGGCCTGTCGGGCGGCGAGCGGCAGCGCGCCCACATCGCCCGCGCGCTCGCCCAGCAACCGTACGGTCTGCTCCTCGACGAACCCACCAACCACCTGGACGTCAAGCACCAGTGGGAACTGATGGAACTGCTCGCCGGCACCGGTCAGACGGTGCTGGTCGCACTGCACGACCTCACCCTGGCCGCCCGCCACTGCGACCGGCTCCTGCTCATGCACCAGGGCCGCCTGGTCGCCTCCGGCAGCCCCGCCGCCGTCCTCACGGCCGAGCGCCTCGCCCAGATCTTCGAGGTCGACGCCGAACTGGCCACCGACGCGCTGGGGCGGCACTCGGTGTCCTACCGCGGCCCCCTGCGCGCCACCACGCCCGCGCCCGTACCCGTACCCGCACCTCTTCCCGTACTGCGACAAGGAACGTCATGA
- a CDS encoding sulfurtransferase, translated as MTAKFVILAAAELRNELAGPRPPVLLDVRWQLGGPDQRPAYEAGHLPGAVYVDLDRELAGPPGTGGRHPLPDPEAFGEAMRRAGVPADGPVVVYDGGLGWAAARAWWLLRWTGHPNVRVLDGGLAAWTAAGGTVTADRVTPAEGDFKPTPGAVGLLDADAAALRARAGVLLDARAGERYRGEVEPIDPVGGHIPGALSAPTTENVGPDGRFLPAHALRARFEALGATEGTAVGVYCGSGVSGAHEVLALEVAGIESDLYAGSWSEWSGDPARPVATGPDPQ; from the coding sequence ATGACTGCGAAATTTGTGATCCTCGCCGCCGCCGAACTGAGGAACGAGCTGGCGGGCCCCCGCCCGCCGGTGCTGCTGGACGTCCGCTGGCAGCTCGGCGGCCCCGACCAGCGGCCCGCCTACGAGGCAGGACACCTGCCCGGAGCGGTGTACGTCGACCTCGACCGCGAACTGGCAGGTCCGCCCGGGACGGGCGGCCGCCACCCGCTGCCGGACCCGGAGGCCTTCGGGGAGGCGATGCGGCGGGCGGGCGTCCCGGCGGACGGACCCGTCGTTGTGTACGACGGCGGACTGGGCTGGGCGGCGGCCCGGGCGTGGTGGTTGCTGCGCTGGACGGGTCACCCGAACGTGCGGGTCCTGGACGGCGGCTTGGCCGCCTGGACGGCCGCCGGGGGTACGGTGACGGCCGACCGGGTGACTCCCGCGGAGGGTGATTTCAAGCCAACTCCGGGTGCGGTCGGGCTGCTGGACGCGGACGCGGCGGCCCTGCGCGCGCGTGCGGGGGTCCTCCTGGACGCCCGTGCGGGGGAGCGCTACCGGGGCGAGGTCGAACCGATCGACCCGGTCGGCGGCCACATCCCGGGCGCTCTGTCGGCCCCGACCACGGAGAACGTGGGCCCGGACGGGCGGTTCCTGCCGGCACACGCCCTGCGCGCCCGGTTCGAGGCGCTCGGCGCCACCGAGGGGACGGCGGTGGGCGTGTACTGCGGCTCGGGGGTCTCCGGAGCGCATGAGGTACTCGCCCTGGAGGTGGCCGGCATCGAGTCCGACCTCTACGCGGGCAGTTGGTCCGAATGGTCCGGCGACCCGGCCCGCCCGGTGGCCACGGGCCCGGACCCCCAGTAG
- a CDS encoding ABC transporter substrate-binding protein has product MRHRTRIGIPLALALALATTGCSTTTGGHAPQGEPAARTAALGSCGRQFSFDRPPQRAVALDQTSTETLLELGLQDRMAGTANLKTKIPAQYRDAYAEVPVIAPKIATSEQLRAATPDFVVAASTDLYTKDRAGTREELAALGVPTFVSAVDCPQQNEAGKTPFELLFSDYEQLGKVFGREERAGRLAREQRAAVARAGENAAGAAARDGKQPTVVYLYSVFNGMPYVAGRTGLPSEMSRIVGAKNAFDDVAEDWPEVSWEEIARRDPDFIVIGDLSERGRPGDSAAEKRDAMAGDPVVSKLAAVRENRIIEVPGIELDPSVRSVHALGLLAAGMKDLGHVR; this is encoded by the coding sequence ATGCGCCACCGCACCCGGATCGGCATCCCCCTCGCACTCGCCCTGGCCCTGGCCACCACGGGCTGCTCGACCACCACCGGCGGCCACGCGCCGCAGGGCGAACCCGCCGCCCGGACGGCGGCACTCGGCAGCTGCGGGCGGCAGTTCTCCTTCGACCGGCCCCCGCAGCGCGCCGTCGCCCTGGACCAGACCTCGACCGAAACCCTGCTGGAACTGGGGCTCCAGGACCGGATGGCCGGGACCGCCAACCTCAAGACGAAGATCCCCGCTCAGTACCGGGACGCCTATGCCGAGGTCCCGGTCATCGCCCCCAAGATCGCCACCAGCGAGCAGCTGCGCGCCGCCACGCCCGACTTCGTGGTGGCCGCCTCCACCGACCTCTATACGAAGGACCGCGCCGGCACCCGCGAGGAACTGGCCGCCTTGGGGGTCCCCACCTTCGTCAGCGCGGTGGACTGCCCGCAGCAGAACGAGGCCGGAAAGACACCCTTCGAACTGCTCTTCTCCGACTACGAGCAGCTCGGCAAGGTCTTCGGCCGCGAGGAACGGGCCGGCCGCCTCGCCCGGGAGCAGCGCGCCGCCGTGGCCAGGGCCGGTGAGAACGCCGCCGGGGCCGCCGCCCGGGACGGGAAGCAGCCCACCGTCGTCTACCTGTACTCGGTCTTCAACGGCATGCCCTACGTCGCCGGCCGGACCGGCCTGCCCAGCGAGATGAGCCGGATCGTCGGCGCGAAGAACGCCTTCGACGACGTGGCCGAGGACTGGCCGGAGGTCTCCTGGGAGGAAATCGCCCGGCGCGACCCGGACTTCATCGTGATCGGCGATCTGAGCGAGCGCGGCCGGCCAGGCGACAGCGCCGCCGAGAAGCGCGACGCGATGGCCGGGGACCCGGTGGTCTCCAAGCTGGCGGCGGTCCGCGAGAACAGGATCATCGAGGTGCCGGGCATCGAACTGGACCCTTCCGTCCGCTCCGTGCACGCCCTGGGGCTGCTGGCGGCGGGGATGAAGGACCTCGGACATGTCCGCTGA
- a CDS encoding FecCD family ABC transporter permease, whose product MSADPGAADLLLPSSREVRVSAPSAPPRVGRSGAPARAGLFLAGVLVLVASVAAGTRIGSADVGWTDLGRVVGARLGLATEPLPPLLDSLVWDLRLPRVLMAALVGASLAVCGTVLQAVTRNALADPYLLGVSSGASAGAVAVAVLPLSGPAAGTLGITGGALAGALLSFGLLLALLHRTGLDSVRIVLTGVVVGQLFTALTSLVLMASADADTTRALTHWLLGSMAPARWDAVVVCALVTPLGLAAAWLCANALDGLAFGADTAASLGIGVRRTRMLLLVVTAVLTSVAVATVGAIGFVGLIVPHGVRLLAGPLHRVLLPHAALAGAVFLVWTDALARVAFAPREIPVGVITALLGVPLFLLVLRRRGEL is encoded by the coding sequence ATGTCCGCTGACCCGGGGGCGGCGGACCTGCTGCTGCCGTCCTCCCGTGAGGTGCGGGTGTCCGCGCCGTCCGCGCCGCCGCGGGTCGGGCGGTCCGGCGCACCGGCCCGGGCGGGGCTGTTCCTCGCCGGGGTGCTCGTCCTGGTCGCCTCGGTGGCGGCGGGCACCCGTATCGGCAGCGCCGACGTGGGATGGACCGACCTGGGCCGGGTGGTCGGGGCCCGGCTGGGCCTGGCCACCGAACCGCTGCCGCCGCTGCTGGACTCGCTCGTCTGGGACCTGCGGCTGCCGCGGGTCCTGATGGCGGCCCTGGTCGGCGCCTCGCTGGCGGTCTGCGGCACCGTGCTGCAGGCCGTCACCCGCAACGCCTTGGCCGACCCGTACCTGCTCGGCGTGTCCTCGGGGGCCTCGGCCGGGGCCGTCGCCGTGGCCGTCCTGCCCCTGTCCGGGCCGGCCGCCGGAACCCTCGGGATCACCGGCGGCGCCCTCGCCGGCGCCCTGCTCTCCTTCGGCCTGCTGCTGGCGCTGCTGCACCGGACGGGCCTGGACTCCGTCCGCATCGTCCTCACCGGAGTGGTCGTCGGACAGCTCTTCACCGCCCTGACCTCGCTCGTCCTGATGGCCTCGGCCGACGCCGACACCACGCGCGCCCTCACCCACTGGCTGCTGGGCTCGATGGCCCCGGCCCGCTGGGACGCCGTCGTGGTCTGCGCGCTCGTCACCCCGCTGGGGCTGGCGGCCGCCTGGCTGTGCGCGAACGCCCTCGACGGCCTCGCGTTCGGCGCGGACACCGCCGCCTCGCTGGGGATCGGGGTGAGGCGCACCCGGATGCTGCTGCTCGTGGTGACGGCCGTGCTGACCTCGGTGGCCGTGGCCACCGTCGGCGCCATCGGGTTCGTCGGGCTGATCGTCCCGCACGGGGTGCGCCTGCTCGCCGGTCCGCTGCACCGGGTGCTGCTCCCCCACGCGGCGCTCGCGGGCGCGGTGTTCCTGGTGTGGACCGACGCCCTGGCGCGGGTCGCCTTCGCACCGCGCGAGATCCCGGTCGGCGTGATCACCGCGCTGCTCGGCGTACCGCTGTTCCTCCTCGTCCTGCGCAGGCGGGGGGAGTTGTGA
- a CDS encoding MFS transporter codes for MSTTPAPATPKTGPPPVRSVLRDTAFLRLWAGTTASGLATWALPFVLGLAVLHRELGAAGLGLVLAARTAGFLVAVAVGGVLADRHTRRTVVLWSALAAASAAPLLALGLGRSLLVMTLAAALAGAGQGACRPAFQALTAEVVAADRRQQANAAMTMAVRTSTLAGPALTALLAAFADVGTLLLGIGLLWLVAALLPGRGAPAAGPAAPAPRASLRAEFVDGIREARRHPWFLAGLGALTAVIALGYSATSVALPLISRDRYGAGWVMAAAMTAYTVGALGGALVTARRRPRSQGWSAFAGLACYGFAPLSLMLPVHPAVVIAAYAVAGIGIELFNVPWFTATQREVAPDKLARVSSLDFLLSYGLAPVGLALIAPAIAAFGVTPVLAVCAAACFLVPAAAALVPTARHFGRTPQPGAN; via the coding sequence GTGTCGACCACACCCGCGCCCGCGACGCCCAAGACCGGCCCGCCGCCCGTGCGTTCCGTCCTGCGCGACACCGCCTTCCTGCGCCTGTGGGCGGGCACCACCGCCTCCGGACTCGCGACCTGGGCGCTGCCCTTCGTCCTGGGTCTCGCCGTCCTGCACCGGGAACTCGGCGCGGCCGGCCTGGGCCTGGTCCTCGCGGCCCGCACCGCCGGCTTCCTCGTCGCCGTCGCCGTCGGCGGAGTGCTGGCGGACCGTCACACGCGCCGGACCGTCGTGCTCTGGTCCGCGCTCGCGGCCGCGTCCGCCGCCCCGCTCCTCGCCCTCGGCCTCGGCCGGTCGCTGCTGGTGATGACCCTGGCCGCCGCCCTCGCGGGCGCGGGCCAGGGGGCCTGCCGCCCCGCCTTCCAGGCGCTCACCGCCGAGGTCGTCGCCGCCGACCGCAGGCAGCAGGCCAATGCCGCCATGACCATGGCGGTACGGACCTCCACGCTCGCGGGCCCCGCCCTGACGGCGCTGCTGGCGGCGTTCGCCGACGTGGGGACGCTGCTGCTGGGGATCGGCCTGCTCTGGCTGGTCGCCGCCCTCCTGCCGGGCCGCGGCGCCCCGGCCGCCGGACCGGCGGCCCCCGCCCCGCGCGCGTCACTGCGCGCCGAGTTCGTCGACGGGATACGCGAGGCCCGCCGCCACCCCTGGTTCCTCGCCGGACTCGGCGCCCTGACCGCCGTGATCGCGTTGGGCTACTCCGCCACCAGCGTCGCCCTGCCCCTCATCAGCCGCGACCGCTACGGCGCCGGGTGGGTCATGGCCGCGGCCATGACCGCCTACACCGTGGGCGCCCTCGGCGGCGCCCTGGTCACCGCCCGCCGGCGGCCCCGCTCCCAGGGCTGGAGCGCCTTCGCCGGCCTGGCCTGCTACGGCTTCGCGCCGCTGAGCCTGATGCTGCCGGTCCACCCGGCCGTGGTGATCGCGGCCTACGCCGTGGCCGGCATCGGGATCGAGCTGTTCAACGTGCCCTGGTTCACGGCCACCCAGCGCGAGGTCGCCCCGGACAAGCTCGCCCGCGTCTCCTCGCTGGACTTCCTCCTGTCCTACGGCCTCGCCCCGGTGGGCCTCGCCCTCATCGCCCCGGCCATCGCCGCCTTCGGCGTCACCCCGGTCCTCGCCGTGTGCGCCGCGGCCTGCTTCCTGGTACCCGCCGCGGCCGCCCTCGTGCCCACCGCCCGGCACTTCGGGCGGACTCCGCAGCCGGGGGCGAACTGA
- a CDS encoding Rossmann-like domain-containing protein: MTSHPTTAPASASASTPAPTVDALVAAVLAGEHGPLPGELVATSVFWIHHGTRLAGGDTTYLNQYVLVRLGGSFGGCAFEAGEIDPSVCRDASGAPLDVLLREAPRPLRIAALDAYLAAQRPHRDAGAEPVTLPAGTPEVRARARDAAIAGLLDIGAGARVGLIGVVNPLVAAIRERGGVPLPCDLNLRATQWGDPVTTDMHEVLERADAVVATGMTLGNGSFDTVLDRCRARGIPLVVYAQSGSAVARAFLGSGVTALSAEPFPFSQFSSDPTILYRYRTAGRP; the protein is encoded by the coding sequence ATGACGAGCCACCCGACCACCGCACCTGCATCCGCATCCGCATCCACGCCCGCGCCGACGGTCGACGCCCTCGTCGCGGCCGTACTGGCCGGTGAACACGGCCCGCTGCCCGGCGAACTCGTGGCGACCAGCGTGTTCTGGATCCACCACGGCACCCGGCTGGCCGGCGGCGACACCACCTACCTCAACCAGTACGTCCTGGTGCGCCTCGGCGGCTCCTTCGGCGGCTGCGCCTTCGAGGCCGGCGAGATCGACCCGTCGGTCTGCCGCGACGCCTCGGGCGCCCCGCTCGACGTCCTGCTCCGCGAGGCTCCGCGCCCGCTGCGGATCGCCGCCCTCGACGCGTACCTGGCCGCGCAGCGTCCGCACCGCGACGCCGGAGCGGAGCCGGTCACCCTCCCCGCGGGCACCCCCGAAGTGCGCGCCCGGGCCCGCGACGCGGCCATCGCGGGGCTGCTGGACATCGGCGCGGGCGCCCGGGTCGGCCTCATCGGCGTGGTGAACCCGCTGGTCGCGGCGATCCGCGAGCGGGGCGGCGTACCGCTGCCGTGCGACCTCAACCTCAGGGCCACCCAGTGGGGCGATCCCGTCACCACCGACATGCACGAGGTGCTGGAGCGTGCCGACGCCGTCGTCGCCACCGGCATGACCCTCGGCAACGGCTCCTTCGACACCGTCCTCGACCGCTGCCGCGCCCGGGGCATCCCGCTGGTCGTCTACGCGCAGAGCGGCAGCGCGGTGGCCAGGGCCTTCCTCGGCTCCGGGGTGACCGCCCTGTCCGCGGAGCCGTTCCCCTTCTCCCAGTTCAGCTCCGACCCGACGATCCTGTACCGCTACCGGACGGCGGGGCGGCCGTGA
- a CDS encoding GHMP family kinase ATP-binding protein, with product MTAPTSLRGTGHASCHHGEILQGVFLDAAGRRCAGLVTLPMTGMGSRAEFTRRPGTPPEQLTVVPGDRTKAARAAALTVGECAPLRREPPCGGELRITGDIPVGLGMGSSTSDVIAVVRAVADSYGVRLAPGTVARLAVRAELACDPLMLDARPVLFAQREGRVLEALGPCLPPLVVVGCALGGGAPVDTLALPVPAYGESDVRAFERLRALLRRAVATGDAALLGQVASASARRGQQVLRHPEFDTLVGIGRRLGALGIQIAHSGAVAGLLLDPAAPGLRHRVRGCVRALESDGIAATRVFTTFPPTPTVPPVPTTKEFPSGPAHRGGHRPARPDTPRRPARLPAL from the coding sequence GTGACCGCGCCCACCTCGCTCCGCGGCACCGGGCACGCCTCCTGTCACCACGGCGAGATCCTCCAGGGCGTCTTCCTCGACGCCGCCGGGCGCCGGTGCGCCGGCCTGGTCACCCTGCCGATGACCGGGATGGGCAGCCGGGCCGAGTTCACCCGGCGTCCCGGTACCCCGCCGGAGCAGCTCACCGTCGTGCCCGGCGACCGTACGAAGGCCGCCCGCGCGGCGGCCCTCACCGTCGGGGAATGCGCGCCGCTGCGCCGGGAGCCGCCCTGCGGAGGGGAGTTGCGGATCACCGGCGACATCCCGGTGGGCCTCGGCATGGGCAGCTCCACCAGTGATGTCATCGCCGTCGTCCGCGCGGTCGCGGACTCCTACGGGGTGCGGCTGGCGCCCGGCACCGTCGCCCGGCTGGCGGTGCGCGCCGAACTGGCCTGCGACCCGCTGATGCTCGACGCCCGCCCGGTGCTCTTCGCCCAGCGCGAGGGGCGGGTGCTGGAGGCCCTCGGCCCCTGCCTGCCGCCCCTCGTGGTCGTGGGCTGCGCCCTGGGCGGGGGCGCCCCCGTGGACACCCTCGCCCTGCCGGTCCCTGCGTACGGCGAGAGCGACGTACGCGCCTTCGAGCGGCTGCGCGCCCTGCTGCGGCGGGCCGTGGCCACGGGCGATGCGGCCCTGCTGGGCCAGGTCGCGAGCGCCAGCGCGCGGCGGGGCCAGCAGGTCCTGCGTCACCCGGAGTTCGACACCCTCGTCGGCATCGGCCGGCGGCTCGGGGCGCTGGGGATCCAGATCGCGCACAGCGGTGCGGTGGCCGGTCTGCTCCTGGACCCGGCGGCCCCGGGCCTGCGCCACCGGGTCCGCGGGTGTGTACGGGCCCTGGAGAGCGACGGCATCGCCGCAACCCGCGTCTTCACGACCTTCCCGCCCACCCCGACCGTCCCGCCCGTCCCGACGACCAAGGAGTTCCCGAGTGGACCAGCACATCGCGGAGGCCATCGGCCGGCCCGACCTGATACGCCTCGACGACCGGCTCGTCTGCCTGCGCTTTGA
- a CDS encoding pyridoxal-phosphate dependent enzyme, translating into MDQHIAEAIGRPDLIRLDDRLVCLRFECMKVVSALAAVRHLLDTGVVRRGDTLLDSSSGIYAYALALACHRHGMRCHIVGSTTVDRTLCVQLAVLGATLERMEPCDDLKLDQKRRVERIHEILAEHPEYHWMRQYHDDVHYLGYRAVAERIRRSTGGGSLTLVGGVGSGASTGALARYLREDSPDVELVGVQPFGSVTFGAEHVADPEIIIAGIGSSIPFGNVSHTSYDTLHWISFDAALAGSVDLLRRHAVFAGLSTGAGYLAARWERSRAPERTVVFLAADTGHRYVDSVYARHGEAAPVDSLAPRQVTARAELALPWSRMRWNRAPGGLPVR; encoded by the coding sequence GTGGACCAGCACATCGCGGAGGCCATCGGCCGGCCCGACCTGATACGCCTCGACGACCGGCTCGTCTGCCTGCGCTTTGAGTGCATGAAGGTGGTCTCCGCCCTCGCGGCGGTCCGCCACCTGCTCGACACGGGGGTGGTGCGGCGCGGGGACACCCTGCTGGACAGCTCCAGCGGGATCTACGCGTACGCCCTCGCGCTGGCCTGCCACCGCCACGGGATGCGCTGTCACATCGTCGGCTCGACGACCGTCGATCGCACGCTGTGCGTCCAACTGGCCGTGCTCGGGGCGACGCTGGAGCGGATGGAGCCCTGCGACGACCTGAAGCTGGACCAGAAGCGGCGGGTCGAGCGCATCCACGAGATCCTCGCGGAGCACCCCGAGTACCACTGGATGCGGCAGTACCACGACGACGTCCACTACCTGGGCTACCGGGCGGTGGCCGAGCGGATCCGGCGGTCGACGGGCGGGGGCTCCCTGACCCTGGTCGGCGGGGTCGGCTCGGGCGCCTCCACCGGGGCCCTCGCCCGCTACCTCCGGGAGGACTCCCCCGACGTCGAACTCGTCGGTGTGCAGCCCTTCGGGAGCGTCACCTTCGGCGCCGAGCACGTCGCCGACCCCGAGATCATCATCGCCGGCATCGGCAGCTCCATCCCCTTCGGGAACGTCAGCCACACGTCCTACGACACGCTCCACTGGATCTCCTTCGACGCCGCGCTGGCCGGCAGCGTCGATCTGTTGCGGCGGCACGCGGTCTTCGCCGGCCTGTCCACCGGGGCCGGCTACCTCGCCGCCCGCTGGGAACGCTCCCGTGCCCCGGAACGCACGGTCGTGTTCCTCGCCGCGGACACCGGCCACCGGTACGTGGACAGCGTGTACGCCCGCCACGGCGAGGCCGCTCCCGTCGACTCCCTGGCCCCGCGCCAGGTCACGGCCCGGGCCGAACTCGCGCTCCCCTGGTCCCGGATGCGATGGAACCGGGCCCCGGGCGGCCTGCCGGTCCGATGA
- a CDS encoding MFS transporter codes for MTLLEKSRPESPDAKVPPLRRNRDFLLLWAGAGASFLGSRVSLIAYPLLVVWLTGSARDAGLVGAAANLPYLIAQLPAGALVDRWDRRKLMIACDAGRILAIGTVAAAVFLDRVYIPHLVVVAFLESTLTIAYRLAERAAVRHVVAPAQLPAALAQNEARERAAGLLGQPVGALLFSLVRWSPFLFTAVAHLLSLVMLLLVRKPFQGERAPRTGNLYQEVREGIVFVWRQRFMRAAAGLIAGSNMLFQALSLALIVIVKEQGGTGATVALILVVSGVGGGLGALSASWLMRRLSVPALVIASNVAWALLMPAVALVDGPVALGALFAAMGFAGALWNVAAAVYQMEITPEHMIGRVTSVATLVAFGTLPLGSLLAGFLLESLGTRTTVLTLSAGMAVLAVAAIASPSIRKAAHDTA; via the coding sequence ATGACCCTTCTGGAGAAGTCCCGGCCCGAGTCGCCGGATGCCAAGGTCCCACCGCTGCGCCGCAACCGGGACTTCCTCCTGTTGTGGGCCGGGGCCGGCGCGTCCTTCCTCGGCTCCCGGGTGAGCCTGATCGCCTATCCGCTGCTGGTGGTCTGGCTGACCGGGTCCGCCCGGGACGCCGGCCTGGTGGGGGCCGCGGCCAACCTGCCGTACCTGATCGCCCAGCTCCCCGCCGGTGCGCTCGTCGACCGGTGGGACCGGCGCAAGCTGATGATCGCCTGCGACGCCGGCCGGATCCTGGCCATCGGCACGGTGGCGGCCGCGGTCTTCCTGGACCGCGTGTACATCCCCCACCTGGTCGTGGTGGCCTTCCTGGAGAGCACGCTCACGATCGCGTACCGGCTGGCCGAGCGTGCCGCCGTACGTCATGTCGTGGCCCCGGCCCAGCTGCCGGCGGCGCTGGCCCAGAACGAGGCCCGGGAGCGGGCGGCCGGCCTGCTGGGCCAGCCGGTGGGCGCGCTCCTCTTCAGCCTGGTCCGCTGGTCGCCGTTCCTGTTCACGGCGGTCGCCCACCTCCTCTCCCTCGTCATGCTCCTGCTGGTCCGCAAGCCCTTCCAGGGGGAGCGGGCCCCGCGGACCGGCAACCTGTACCAGGAGGTCCGGGAGGGCATCGTCTTCGTGTGGCGCCAGCGCTTCATGAGGGCGGCGGCCGGCCTGATCGCGGGCAGCAACATGCTGTTCCAGGCACTGAGCCTGGCGCTGATCGTCATCGTGAAGGAACAGGGCGGCACCGGCGCCACCGTGGCCCTGATCCTCGTGGTCTCCGGCGTCGGCGGCGGGCTCGGCGCGCTGAGCGCGTCCTGGCTGATGCGCCGGCTCAGCGTGCCGGCTCTGGTCATCGCCTCGAACGTGGCCTGGGCCCTGCTGATGCCGGCCGTGGCCCTGGTCGACGGCCCGGTCGCGCTCGGCGCGCTGTTCGCCGCCATGGGCTTCGCCGGAGCCCTGTGGAACGTGGCCGCCGCCGTCTACCAGATGGAGATCACGCCGGAACACATGATCGGCCGGGTGACCAGCGTGGCGACGCTGGTGGCCTTCGGCACGCTGCCCCTCGGCTCGCTCCTGGCGGGTTTCCTGCTGGAGTCGCTGGGCACGCGGACCACGGTCCTCACGCTCTCCGCCGGCATGGCCGTACTGGCGGTCGCGGCGATCGCGAGTCCGTCGATCCGCAAGGCCGCCCACGACACCGCGTAG
- a CDS encoding VOC family protein has protein sequence MTEAAEATRRTPGTPCWVSLMVHGLGTTEDFYADLFGWEYEPGPEQLGPYVRAVLDGHEVAGIGEMPPDRHLPVAWTTYLATDDADATAESVRACGGTVAVGPLDAGIAGRVAICSDPLGAIFGLWQAQSRMGTRPYRGPGTPVWNELVTQDTSTVGKFYEHVFGHEAQTHATASDDFDYLTLHLEGRPVAAVHGVGRSLPHDRGPHWMAYFEVEDTDRAAARVVELGGRVVDPPREGPRGRQATVADPEGAVFALVCSRS, from the coding sequence ATGACCGAGGCAGCGGAAGCAACCCGGCGCACGCCCGGTACCCCGTGCTGGGTGAGCCTCATGGTGCACGGGCTCGGGACCACCGAGGACTTCTACGCCGACCTGTTCGGCTGGGAGTACGAGCCGGGACCCGAGCAGCTCGGCCCGTACGTCCGCGCGGTGCTGGACGGCCACGAGGTGGCCGGGATCGGCGAGATGCCGCCGGACCGGCATCTTCCGGTGGCCTGGACGACGTACCTCGCCACGGACGACGCGGACGCGACCGCCGAGTCGGTCCGCGCCTGCGGCGGCACGGTCGCGGTGGGTCCGCTGGACGCCGGGATCGCGGGGCGGGTGGCGATCTGCTCCGACCCGCTGGGCGCCATCTTCGGGCTGTGGCAGGCGCAGAGCCGCATGGGTACCCGGCCGTACCGCGGGCCGGGCACCCCCGTGTGGAACGAGCTGGTCACCCAGGACACCTCGACGGTCGGGAAGTTCTACGAGCACGTCTTCGGCCACGAGGCGCAGACGCACGCCACGGCCTCCGACGACTTCGACTACCTGACCCTGCACCTGGAGGGGCGCCCGGTGGCCGCCGTGCACGGCGTCGGCCGCTCGCTGCCGCACGACCGGGGCCCGCACTGGATGGCGTACTTCGAGGTGGAGGACACCGACCGGGCGGCCGCGCGGGTCGTCGAGCTCGGCGGGCGCGTCGTCGACCCGCCCCGTGAGGGCCCGCGCGGGCGGCAGGCCACGGTCGCGGACCCGGAGGGCGCGGTCTTCGCCCTCGTGTGCTCGCGGAGCTGA